Part of the Candidatus Delongbacteria bacterium genome, TTCCGGGTGGATCTGGCCGGACAGCACCTGCTGTCCGACGGCAAGACACTCTGGCGCTGGCACGACGAAGGCGGTCAGGTTCTGGTGGAAACCCTGGGGCAGACCGAGGACGTGATTCTGCCCCAGCAGCTGCTGGTGGAGCTGGATCAGCGCTTCAAGGCGGGCACGGCCCAGGCTCCGGAACAGAACCGGCGCATCGTGCCGCTGACTCCGCGCGGCGACAGCCAGTTCATGCAGGACGTCACGCTGGAAGCCTCGCGCACCCAGGGAGCCTGGCAGCTGGAAGTGCTGAGTTACGAGGACATCCAGGGCAACCGGCATTCCTATCGCCTGCAGGACCGCCAGGGCTGGAGCCGGGCCAGTCTGCCCGATTCGTTGGGAGCCGCATTCCACTTCGAATTGCCGGTGGGCTTTGAACTGATCGATCTGCGCTGAAAGCATGAAAACACGCACGCCATCCAGCACTGCCGGAGCCGGACGCTCATGAGTCGTAGCCACTGGTTCTCATTGCTGGTGTCGCTGATCTTCCTGTACCTCTTCCTCTTTGACCCGTCGCCGGCCCAGCTCTGGAACGGAACGGCCGGAGTGGGCGAGGCGCTGTTCCGCAACCGGATCCACTGGGCCGAGGTGGGAGAGCAGATCGCGCGGATGCACCTGGGCTGGTTCAGTCTGGCTTTCAGCTCGCTGATCCTGGCGATGTGCGTGCGGGCCGTGCGCTGGCAGGTGATTGTCAACCCGATGAAAAAATTGAGCTTCGGGGTGATGTTCGGCCTCAACAATCTGGGCTACATGGCCAACAATCTGTTGCCCATGCGTCTGGGCGAATTGCTGCGCGGCATCTATCTGGCCCGCAAGGCGGGCATGCCGGTTTCATCGGCCATGGCAACCGTGGTGCTCGAACGGGTCTTCGACATGCTGGGCGCGCTGGGCTGCCTCTTCGCCCTGCTGGTGTTCGTGCCGCTGGCAATCCTGGGTGACCGGGGACCCCTGGTGCACGGGCTGCTGCCCACCCTGAGCTGGATCGTTGGCACGGGGTTGGTGTTGCTGGTTGCTCTGGTCGTTTTCCGTGAGCGTGTGCAAAGCCGGCTGAATCGCATGGCGCTGATTCTGCCTGCCAGACTTGCCGATATGGTGACAAGGCTCCTGGATTCGTTCATCAAGGGCCTGGCGATCCTCGAATCGCCCTGGCGCACACTGTGGCTGGTCGTCCTGACCGGCATCCTGTACGGTTGTTACTACCTGTCTCTGAAAACCATGATGCTGGCCATGGGGCTCAACAGCATCAGTCTGCCGTTGCTGGCTGCGCACCCGCTGGGCTCCATCCTGCTGGTGCTGGTGTTCGTGACGGTGGGTTACATGATTCCGGCCGCCCCCGGGGCAATCGGCACCAGCCAGTACTTCACGGCCATTGGCCTGGGGCTGTTGGGCGCGGATGCCAGCCGAGCCGCCGGATTCGCGCTGGTGAATCACTTCCTGACCTATGTGGTGCTCACCAGTCTGGGCTTTCTGGCCTTGTTCACACTTCGTATCCGTTTTGCGGAACTGATTTCGATCCAGCAGGAGCGTTCATGAACAGCGAGCGACATTCCAGCCATTCCCACGACGAGTCGGGCCTGCACGGCATCACCCTGCTGGACCTGTACCGCAGCCTGTTCCAGGGGCGGTATTACATCGTGGGTTTCCTGGTCCTGGCCGTCAGCATCACCCTGTATCTCAATTCCAATCTGGAATACGTCTACCGCAGCACGGCCACCGCGATGGTGATCACCCAGAACCCCTGGGAGTCCGGCGCGCTGGTGAACTCGGTGCGCAACACGCCCTCGCTGAGCATCACCGACCAGCTGCAGATCCTGGGCAGCCGCAAGCTGGCCCTGCAGGCGGTGCAGGAAGTGATGGGCTCGCAGTACGCGGACCAGCTGTACCTG contains:
- a CDS encoding flippase-like domain-containing protein, which produces MSRSHWFSLLVSLIFLYLFLFDPSPAQLWNGTAGVGEALFRNRIHWAEVGEQIARMHLGWFSLAFSSLILAMCVRAVRWQVIVNPMKKLSFGVMFGLNNLGYMANNLLPMRLGELLRGIYLARKAGMPVSSAMATVVLERVFDMLGALGCLFALLVFVPLAILGDRGPLVHGLLPTLSWIVGTGLVLLVALVVFRERVQSRLNRMALILPARLADMVTRLLDSFIKGLAILESPWRTLWLVVLTGILYGCYYLSLKTMMLAMGLNSISLPLLAAHPLGSILLVLVFVTVGYMIPAAPGAIGTSQYFTAIGLGLLGADASRAAGFALVNHFLTYVVLTSLGFLALFTLRIRFAELISIQQERS